From Serratia fonticola:
GACCTCGTCGCTGTGGGTTGACCTGGTCGAGCCGGAGGAGGGCGAACGCGAGCGCGTGCAAAATGAGTTGGGCCAAAGCCTGGCGACACGCCCCGAACTGGATGATATCGAAGCCTCGGCCCGTTTCTTCGAAGACGATGACGGCCTGCATATCCACTCCTTTTTCTACTACGAAGACGCCGAAGATCACGCGGGCAACTCTACCGTGGCATTCACCATCCGCGATGGCCGCCTGTATACCCTGCGTGAACGCGAACTGCCCGCTTTCCGGCTTTACCGGATGCGTGCGCGCAGTATCAGAATGGTGGACGGCAACGCCTACGAGCTGCTGCTGGATCTGTTTGAAACCAAAATTGAGCAGTTGGCCGACGAGATTGAAAACGTCTACAGCGATCTGGAAAAGCTCAGCCGGGTGATTATGGAAGGGCACCAGGGCGACGAATATGATGAAGCGCTGTCCACGCTGGCCGAGCTGGAAGATATCGGCTGGAAGGTGCGCCTGTGTCTGATGGATACCCAACGCGCGCTGAATTTCCTGGTGCGCAAGGCGCGTTTGCCAACCAGCCAGTTGGAACAGGCGCGAGAAGTGCTGCGCGATATCGAATCCCTGCTGCCGCATAACGAATCGCTGTTCCAGAAGGTCAACTTCCTGATGCAGGCGGCGATGGGCTTTATCAACATCGAACAGAACCGCAT
This genomic window contains:
- the corA gene encoding magnesium/cobalt transporter CorA; this encodes MLSAFKLDNSRLSRLELDDSDDLTSSLWVDLVEPEEGERERVQNELGQSLATRPELDDIEASARFFEDDDGLHIHSFFYYEDAEDHAGNSTVAFTIRDGRLYTLRERELPAFRLYRMRARSIRMVDGNAYELLLDLFETKIEQLADEIENVYSDLEKLSRVIMEGHQGDEYDEALSTLAELEDIGWKVRLCLMDTQRALNFLVRKARLPTSQLEQAREVLRDIESLLPHNESLFQKVNFLMQAAMGFINIEQNRIIKIFSVVSVVFLPPTLVASSYGMNFEFMPELRWSFGYPGAIALMIVAGLAPYLYFKRKNWL